Proteins encoded within one genomic window of Mycolicibacterium monacense:
- a CDS encoding PaaI family thioesterase yields MTTQVPDGLGDGYDKELGLTYLEVTPDGSRAQLTIHDKLLQPWGIVHGGVYCAIVESLASVSGHVWLTEHGGGTVVGVNNNTDFLRAISSGTVTAVSTPIHRGRRQQLWMITITDENDKLVARGQVRLQNIADA; encoded by the coding sequence ACGGCTACGACAAAGAACTCGGCCTCACCTATCTCGAGGTCACCCCCGACGGCAGCCGGGCGCAGCTGACGATCCACGACAAGCTGCTGCAGCCGTGGGGGATCGTGCACGGCGGCGTCTACTGCGCGATCGTCGAGAGCCTCGCCAGTGTCTCCGGCCACGTCTGGCTGACAGAACACGGCGGCGGCACGGTCGTCGGGGTCAACAACAACACCGACTTCCTGCGCGCCATCTCCTCGGGCACCGTCACCGCGGTGTCCACGCCCATCCACCGCGGCCGCCGCCAGCAGCTGTGGATGATCACCATCACCGACGAGAACGACAAGCTGGTGGCGCGCGGTCAGGTGCGGCTGCAGAACATCGCCGACGCCTGA